Proteins from a genomic interval of Leifsonia shinshuensis:
- a CDS encoding Gfo/Idh/MocA family protein: protein MSTETPLNVAPLNVAIVGCGIIGLNHARAILRHPGLRLAALVDAVPAAATALADQLVSEYGADRLPEFASLTAALAGTDLDVVVICTPSGLHVVLAEEALAAGTHVVIEKPLDVSLPRAREILELSRRAEQNGLVVSVISQHRFDPASVVVADAAHSGAFGRLTSGLASVAWWRSQEYYDSGQWRGTWELDGGGAVMNQGVHTVDLLVWFLGRPVEIDARTALLAHERVEVEDIAVATIRFESGALAVLHATTAAYPGLSVRLQVHGDRGSAIIDDDQLEYFGTVDSDGNRAADLVPASELRGGDRGPDQFVVGHFRQYEDIVDAIREHRAPGVTVADAFLSLAVVRAVYLSATLGRPVLLDDVLDGSLDDVEVTTGVRA, encoded by the coding sequence ATGAGCACAGAAACACCCCTGAACGTGGCCCCCTTGAATGTGGCCATCGTCGGCTGCGGCATCATCGGCCTCAACCACGCCCGCGCCATCCTGCGCCACCCCGGCCTCCGCCTCGCGGCACTGGTCGACGCGGTTCCGGCCGCCGCGACGGCGCTCGCCGACCAGCTGGTCTCCGAGTACGGGGCCGACCGCCTCCCGGAGTTCGCGTCGCTGACCGCGGCGCTCGCCGGGACCGACCTGGACGTCGTCGTCATCTGCACGCCGAGCGGCCTGCACGTCGTGCTGGCCGAGGAGGCGCTCGCCGCGGGCACGCACGTCGTGATCGAGAAGCCGCTCGACGTGTCGCTGCCGCGCGCCAGGGAGATCCTGGAGCTGTCCCGCCGCGCGGAGCAGAACGGGCTCGTTGTCTCGGTGATCAGCCAGCACCGCTTCGACCCTGCCTCCGTGGTCGTCGCCGACGCCGCGCACTCCGGCGCCTTCGGCCGCCTGACCAGCGGACTCGCCTCGGTCGCCTGGTGGCGCAGCCAGGAGTACTACGACTCCGGACAGTGGCGCGGCACCTGGGAGCTCGACGGCGGGGGAGCGGTGATGAACCAGGGCGTCCACACCGTCGACCTGCTGGTCTGGTTCCTCGGCCGTCCCGTCGAGATCGACGCCCGCACCGCCCTCCTCGCGCACGAGCGCGTGGAGGTCGAGGACATCGCGGTCGCGACGATCCGCTTCGAGTCGGGCGCCCTCGCTGTGCTCCACGCGACGACCGCCGCCTACCCCGGACTGTCGGTCCGACTGCAGGTCCACGGCGACCGCGGCTCCGCGATCATCGACGACGACCAGCTCGAGTACTTCGGCACCGTCGACTCCGACGGCAACCGCGCCGCCGACCTGGTGCCGGCGAGCGAGCTGCGCGGCGGCGACCGCGGACCCGACCAGTTCGTGGTCGGTCACTTCCGCCAGTACGAGGACATCGTCGACGCCATCCGCGAGCACCGCGCCCCCGGCGTGACGGTCGCGGACGCCTTCCTGTCGCTCGCGGTCGTGCGCGCCGTCTACCTGTCGGCCACGCTCGGCCGGCCGGTGCTGCTGGACGACGTGCTCGACGGCTCGCTCGACGACGTCGAGGTCACGACGGGGGTGCGCGCATGA
- a CDS encoding sugar phosphate isomerase/epimerase family protein → MKFSVFTASTPDWTPAEAARTIAAQGWDGIEWRVVDQQPAAEPGFWAGNRATWPLTGLEESLPEIARLTREAGLEFSGIGGYAGCGDHANVDRMLAATAELGARQVRVTMPRSDLGDYRELFAGARADMERAAAVAASLGVKALVELHHETITPSASAALRLLDGLDPEAVGVIHDLGNLLIEGQERTLSALQLLGPYLAHVHVKNVAWLPGEPEADGTVRWRHDWAPLRSGAGDVDAYFRALHEFGYDGWVTCEDFSTAVPLEQRTRENLAYLREVEARTRAAVPA, encoded by the coding sequence ATGAAGTTCTCCGTGTTCACCGCCTCCACGCCGGACTGGACGCCAGCGGAGGCCGCCCGCACCATCGCGGCCCAGGGCTGGGACGGCATCGAGTGGCGCGTCGTCGACCAGCAGCCGGCCGCCGAGCCGGGCTTCTGGGCCGGCAACCGCGCGACCTGGCCGCTGACCGGGCTGGAGGAGTCGCTGCCCGAGATCGCCCGGCTGACCCGGGAGGCCGGGCTGGAGTTCTCCGGGATCGGCGGCTACGCCGGCTGCGGCGACCACGCGAACGTCGACCGGATGCTCGCCGCGACCGCCGAGCTCGGCGCCCGCCAGGTGCGCGTCACCATGCCGCGCTCCGACCTCGGCGACTACCGCGAGCTGTTCGCGGGCGCGCGCGCCGACATGGAGCGGGCGGCCGCGGTCGCGGCGTCCCTCGGCGTCAAGGCGCTGGTCGAGCTGCACCACGAGACGATCACGCCCTCCGCCTCAGCGGCGCTCCGGCTGCTCGACGGGCTCGACCCGGAGGCGGTCGGCGTCATCCACGACCTCGGCAACCTGCTGATCGAGGGCCAGGAGCGCACGCTCTCCGCCCTCCAGCTGCTCGGCCCGTACCTCGCGCACGTGCACGTCAAGAACGTCGCCTGGCTGCCGGGCGAGCCGGAGGCCGACGGCACGGTCCGCTGGCGGCACGACTGGGCGCCGCTGCGCTCCGGCGCGGGTGACGTGGACGCCTACTTCCGCGCACTGCACGAGTTCGGCTATGACGGGTGGGTGACCTGCGAGGACTTCTCCACCGCGGTTCCGCTCGAGCAGCGCACCCGCGAGAACCTGGCCTACCTCCGCGAGGTGGAGGCGCGCACCCGCGCCGCGGTGCCCGCATGA
- a CDS encoding mannitol dehydrogenase family protein — MTQPSIASARQVRHPVRVAHLGLGAFHRAHQAWYTQRANEASDGDGWGIAAFTGRSPDAARVLAAQDAVYTLIERGPDGDSASVVEALSSVHDGGDADAWRRVLADPRVGVLTLTVTEAGYRPGSTAPARVLDGLRARFEAGAGGIAVVSCDNLPDNGAVIRDAVLALVEPGSELDAWIRAEVSFVSSMVDRITPATTDADREAALRLTGQEDAAPVVTEPFAEWVLSGDFPAGRPAWEAGGARFVDDIAPYERRKLWLLNAGHSLLAYHGLAAGLRTVAEAVADPALAAELERLWDEQRTELPFDDATVDDALAALRSRFGNARIEHRLAQIASDGSQKLGPRIVDPLRARLASGREPGAAQLGVLAAWSRHLAGPDVRDAGADALVAALRDARTPRDRAAAVLAALAPDLTDLIEPLAERIAASEPATPQGAHA; from the coding sequence ATGACCCAGCCCTCCATCGCCTCGGCCCGTCAGGTGCGCCACCCCGTGCGGGTGGCGCACCTGGGGCTGGGGGCGTTCCATCGCGCGCACCAGGCCTGGTACACGCAGCGCGCGAACGAGGCTTCCGACGGCGACGGCTGGGGGATCGCGGCCTTCACCGGCCGCAGCCCCGACGCCGCGCGCGTGCTGGCCGCGCAGGACGCCGTCTACACCCTCATCGAGCGCGGCCCCGACGGCGACAGCGCGTCGGTCGTGGAGGCCCTCAGCAGCGTCCACGACGGCGGCGACGCGGACGCCTGGCGGCGCGTCCTCGCCGACCCCCGAGTCGGCGTGCTGACCCTCACCGTCACCGAGGCCGGCTACCGACCGGGCTCGACGGCGCCGGCGCGCGTGCTCGACGGCCTGCGTGCCCGCTTCGAGGCCGGCGCGGGCGGCATCGCCGTCGTCAGCTGCGACAACCTGCCGGACAACGGCGCCGTGATCCGCGACGCCGTGCTCGCCCTGGTCGAACCCGGCTCGGAGCTGGACGCCTGGATCCGCGCCGAGGTCTCCTTCGTCTCCTCGATGGTCGACCGCATCACCCCGGCGACCACCGACGCCGACCGGGAGGCCGCCCTCCGCCTCACCGGACAGGAGGACGCCGCCCCGGTCGTCACCGAGCCGTTCGCCGAGTGGGTGCTGTCCGGGGATTTCCCGGCGGGCCGCCCGGCCTGGGAGGCCGGCGGCGCGCGGTTCGTGGACGACATCGCCCCCTACGAGCGTCGCAAGCTCTGGCTCCTCAACGCCGGGCACTCCCTGCTCGCCTACCACGGCCTCGCCGCGGGCCTCCGGACGGTTGCGGAGGCCGTCGCCGACCCCGCGCTGGCGGCCGAGCTGGAGCGCCTCTGGGACGAGCAGCGCACCGAGCTGCCGTTCGACGACGCGACGGTGGACGACGCGCTTGCCGCGCTTCGCTCCCGCTTCGGCAACGCGCGCATCGAGCACCGCCTCGCGCAGATCGCGTCGGACGGCTCGCAGAAGCTCGGCCCGCGCATCGTGGACCCGCTGCGCGCCCGGCTGGCCTCCGGACGCGAGCCCGGCGCCGCGCAGCTCGGCGTCCTCGCCGCCTGGAGCCGGCACCTCGCCGGACCCGACGTCCGTGACGCCGGCGCGGACGCCCTCGTCGCCGCCCTGCGCGACGCCCGCACCCCTCGCGACCGCGCCGCCGCCGTCCTGGCCGCGCTCGCCCCCGACCTCACCGACCTGATCGAACCGCTCGCCGAGCGCATCGCCGCGAGCGAGCCGGCCACCCCTCAAGGAGCACACGCATGA
- the manD gene encoding D-mannonate dehydratase ManD yields MRITAADVLVASPGRNFVTLRITTEDGVTGLGDATLNGRELAVAAYLSEHVVPLLIGRDAHRIEDTWQYLYRGAYWRRGPVTMASIAAVDTALWDIKAKVAGLPLYQLLGGRSRDGLLVYGHASGAELPELFDSINEHLEEGYRAVRVQTGIPGLPSVYGVASSKNAAAGAGSGSDARYDYEPARRSAVPVEESWDTRAYLRHAPTVFEAVRNEFGPELPLLHDAHHRLTPIQAAKLGKSLEPYDLFWLEDVTPAENQAVLRRVREHTTTPLAIGEVFNTIWDYRELFEEQLIDYVRSPVTHAGGITGLRRIFDYAAVYQIKSGVHGPTDVSPVGLAAAIHLGIAIPNFGIQEYMKHSPATHEVFRTTYTFEQGMLKPGEQPGLGVDYDDLVAQSFPYEAAYLPVNRLLDGSMHDW; encoded by the coding sequence ATGAGAATCACCGCAGCCGACGTCCTGGTCGCGAGCCCCGGCCGCAACTTCGTGACGTTGCGGATCACGACGGAGGACGGCGTCACCGGCCTCGGCGACGCGACGCTGAACGGGCGCGAGCTCGCGGTCGCCGCCTACCTGAGCGAGCACGTGGTGCCGCTGCTGATCGGCCGGGACGCCCACCGGATCGAGGACACCTGGCAGTACCTGTACCGCGGCGCCTACTGGCGGCGCGGCCCGGTGACGATGGCCTCCATCGCCGCGGTCGACACCGCGCTGTGGGACATCAAGGCGAAGGTCGCCGGCCTCCCGCTGTACCAGCTGCTCGGCGGCCGCAGCCGCGACGGCCTTCTGGTCTACGGCCACGCGTCCGGCGCCGAGCTGCCGGAGCTGTTCGATTCGATCAACGAGCATCTGGAGGAGGGCTACCGCGCCGTCCGCGTGCAGACCGGCATCCCCGGCCTGCCGTCGGTCTACGGCGTCGCCTCCAGCAAGAACGCCGCCGCGGGGGCCGGCTCCGGCTCGGACGCCCGCTACGACTACGAGCCCGCCCGCCGCAGCGCGGTCCCGGTGGAGGAGAGCTGGGACACCCGCGCCTACCTCCGGCACGCGCCGACGGTGTTCGAGGCGGTCCGCAACGAGTTCGGCCCCGAGCTGCCGCTGCTGCACGACGCGCACCACCGGCTCACGCCCATCCAGGCGGCGAAGCTCGGCAAGTCGCTGGAGCCGTACGACCTGTTCTGGCTGGAGGACGTCACGCCGGCCGAGAACCAGGCGGTGCTGCGGCGGGTTCGGGAGCACACGACGACCCCGCTGGCGATCGGCGAGGTGTTCAACACGATCTGGGACTACCGGGAGCTGTTCGAGGAGCAGCTGATCGACTACGTCCGCAGCCCAGTCACCCATGCCGGCGGCATCACAGGCCTGCGACGGATCTTCGACTACGCCGCCGTGTACCAGATCAAGTCCGGCGTGCACGGCCCCACGGACGTGTCGCCGGTCGGACTCGCCGCGGCCATCCACCTCGGCATCGCGATCCCGAACTTCGGCATCCAGGAGTACATGAAGCACAGCCCGGCGACCCACGAGGTGTTCCGGACGACGTACACGTTCGAGCAGGGCATGCTGAAGCCCGGCGAGCAGCCCGGCCTCGGCGTCGACTACGACGACCTCGTCGCGCAGTCCTTCCCCTACGAGGCCGCCTACCTCCCCGTGAACCGCCTCCTCGACGGCTCCATGCACGACTGGTGA
- a CDS encoding gluconokinase, producing MSGVRVVVMGVSGSGKSTVGQLVAEALGAGFVDGDDLHPAANVEKMRQGIPLTDEDREPWLRAVGRTLADAGPAGMVVACSALKRAYRDLIRSEAPGTFFAELDGGRDLLAQRMIRPGHFMPASLLDSQLATLEPLQPDEEGVRLDVAEPPADLVTAIVADVRSAVR from the coding sequence GTGAGTGGTGTCAGGGTCGTGGTGATGGGCGTGTCCGGGTCGGGGAAGTCGACGGTGGGACAGCTCGTCGCCGAGGCGCTCGGGGCGGGGTTCGTGGACGGCGACGACCTCCATCCGGCCGCGAACGTCGAGAAGATGAGACAGGGCATCCCGCTCACCGACGAGGACCGCGAGCCCTGGCTCCGCGCCGTCGGACGCACGCTCGCGGACGCCGGCCCCGCCGGGATGGTGGTCGCCTGCTCGGCGCTCAAGCGCGCGTACCGCGACCTGATCCGGTCGGAGGCCCCCGGCACGTTCTTCGCCGAGCTCGACGGCGGCCGCGACCTCCTCGCCCAGCGGATGATCCGCCCCGGCCACTTCATGCCCGCGTCCCTGCTGGACTCGCAGCTGGCGACGCTGGAGCCCCTGCAGCCGGACGAGGAGGGCGTCCGGCTCGACGTCGCGGAGCCGCCCGCCGACCTCGTGACGGCGATCGTGGCGGACGTGCGCTCCGCCGTCCGGTAG
- a CDS encoding 50S ribosomal protein L25/general stress protein Ctc: protein MADESNKVVAEVRDSFGKGAARKIRAAGKIPAVIYGHGTEPVHITVPAHQVGLLLRKANAVLDLDIDGKSQLTLVKDVQKDPVLQIIEHLDLLIVRRGEKVTVEVPVHVEGEPFSGTIAVLDIPTIKLEVEATHIPERIVIDVTDAEEGTQYHAKDFALPTGAVLAEDEDLLILNVVVPAAARAEEEEEAEAAAAEEAAETAAAEESAE, encoded by the coding sequence ATGGCTGACGAGTCCAACAAGGTCGTCGCGGAGGTCCGCGACAGCTTCGGCAAGGGCGCCGCCCGCAAGATCCGCGCCGCGGGCAAGATCCCCGCCGTCATCTACGGCCACGGCACCGAGCCCGTGCACATCACCGTCCCGGCCCACCAGGTCGGCCTCCTGCTCCGCAAGGCCAACGCGGTGCTCGACCTCGACATCGACGGGAAGAGCCAGCTCACCCTGGTGAAGGACGTCCAGAAGGACCCGGTGCTGCAGATCATCGAGCACCTCGACCTTCTCATCGTCCGCCGTGGCGAGAAGGTCACCGTCGAGGTCCCCGTGCACGTCGAGGGCGAGCCGTTCTCCGGCACCATCGCGGTGCTGGACATCCCGACCATCAAGCTCGAGGTCGAGGCCACCCACATCCCGGAGCGCATCGTCATCGACGTGACCGACGCCGAGGAGGGCACCCAGTACCACGCCAAGGACTTCGCCCTCCCGACGGGCGCCGTGCTCGCCGAGGACGAGGACCTGCTGATCCTCAACGTCGTCGTCCCCGCCGCCGCGCGCGCCGAGGAGGAGGAAGAGGCCGAGGCCGCCGCCGCCGAGGAGGCCGCCGAGACGGCTGCCGCCGAAGAGTCCGCGGAGTAA